One window from the genome of Nitrosospira multiformis encodes:
- the moeB gene encoding molybdopterin-synthase adenylyltransferase MoeB produces MQLLPLVHPSEDLTNDEISRYSRHLLIPDVGLEGQQRLKNSRVLVIGAGGLGSPVLLYLAAAGVGTLGIIDFDIVDESNLQRQIIHGQSDIGRFKSRSAKDSVNELNPYVHVQLHNERLEATNAVEIISGYDLIVDGTDNFSTRYLVNDACVLAEKPYVWGSIFRFEGQASVFWENAPGGGGLNYRDLYPEPPPSEMAPSCAEGGVLGILCASIGAIMATEAIKLITGLGDTLLGRLAVYDALDMTYRFIPIRRAPVRTPITGLIDYQEFCGQKRAVTDSKTDVPVISALELKKMRESGTDLQLIDVRGIEEWNIVHIEGANHIPKNKIMSEDVLSQFNKEDFIVLHCKMGVRSKDVLFEMRKQGFTNVKSLDGGILAWIRDVDRSLPRY; encoded by the coding sequence ATGCAGTTGCTACCACTAGTACACCCTTCTGAAGACTTGACCAACGATGAAATTTCTCGGTACAGCCGTCATCTGTTGATTCCCGACGTTGGTCTGGAAGGACAACAACGCCTCAAGAACAGCAGAGTCCTGGTGATAGGCGCCGGGGGTCTGGGGTCCCCGGTGCTCCTGTATCTCGCGGCAGCCGGAGTGGGGACTTTGGGAATCATTGACTTCGATATTGTCGATGAATCCAATCTGCAAAGACAGATCATTCACGGACAATCGGATATTGGCAGATTCAAATCCAGGAGCGCGAAAGACTCGGTCAACGAGTTAAATCCCTATGTTCACGTTCAGCTTCATAACGAACGCCTCGAAGCAACCAATGCCGTAGAAATAATCTCGGGTTATGACCTGATTGTGGACGGAACGGATAATTTCTCCACGCGCTATCTTGTCAACGATGCCTGTGTGCTTGCGGAAAAGCCCTATGTCTGGGGATCCATCTTCCGATTCGAAGGGCAGGCTTCCGTCTTTTGGGAAAATGCGCCGGGTGGAGGCGGTCTGAACTATCGTGATCTGTACCCCGAACCGCCGCCATCCGAAATGGCGCCCTCATGCGCGGAGGGCGGAGTATTAGGCATCCTCTGTGCTTCGATCGGGGCAATCATGGCAACAGAGGCTATTAAGTTAATTACCGGGCTGGGTGATACCCTGCTTGGCCGGCTTGCTGTCTATGATGCGCTGGATATGACCTATCGATTTATTCCGATACGGCGGGCGCCCGTGAGAACTCCCATAACCGGATTGATCGATTATCAGGAATTTTGCGGACAAAAGCGGGCGGTAACTGATAGTAAAACGGATGTGCCGGTAATCAGCGCATTGGAGCTAAAAAAAATGCGGGAAAGCGGCACAGACTTGCAGTTGATCGATGTGCGCGGAATCGAAGAATGGAACATTGTTCATATCGAAGGCGCCAATCATATCCCCAAAAATAAAATAATGTCCGAGGATGTCTTATCCCAATTCAATAAAGAGGATTTCATTGTACTTCATTGCAAGATGGGCGTTCGTTCCAAGGATGTTCTCTTTGAGATGCGCAAGCAAGGCTTTACAAACGTTAAAAGCCTGGATGGCGGGATTTTAGCGTGGATTAGAGATGTGGATCGGTCTCTACCTCGTTATTAG
- a CDS encoding MoaD family protein — MPITVNIPTILRPLTNNHKRIEISGFNVLEVIEQMEQQYPGVKEKLITEGKAHRFINIYVNDDDIRFGNGLSTSLRDGDSLTILPAVAGG, encoded by the coding sequence ATGCCAATCACCGTGAATATCCCAACCATACTCAGACCGCTCACCAACAATCACAAGCGTATCGAAATTTCCGGTTTCAATGTTCTTGAAGTCATCGAACAGATGGAACAGCAGTATCCGGGCGTCAAGGAAAAACTGATCACCGAAGGAAAAGCGCACCGCTTTATCAATATATACGTGAATGATGATGACATTCGTTTCGGTAACGGTCTTTCCACAAGCCTGCGAGATGGCGATTCGTTAACCATTCTGCCCGCCGTCGCCGGAGGATAA
- a CDS encoding CoA transferase: MNRTLTGCVIAGALKNPAPDFTAIASSLIYQSTALGMEIAPNENSADNAVLSFEFKTPHTTPVICGVTRWDDTSRQASVTENIMQAACGLMSVHGRASGKSRPLGLNYVSTLTAALALQGGVAASIGQLRGLSVSNSSVSMASAALLSVGQYIAGATASESPETLLPDQISHPACLPFVSLDGVIFELETLDVGPWQKFWTEIGVSSTVAGKGWMAFLLRYAKAVSPLPEELVSAISKFSYSHISQICIRTGMAICPVRSIDDRAKDNDSKYVWLQGPWEFVFETNLNGTASSRVTNDLPLSGLTIIESCRRIQGPLAGHLLALLGATVIRIEPPGGDPLRGMPPMAEGCSARFDALNRLKTIREVDIKSPAGQAEIKELARHADVFLHNWAPGKAVLLNLDHDDLATINPSLIYAYAAGWATDSAAHSPSSPMPGTDFMAQAYSGIAKRVAEASGTLGGSLFTVLDVLGGVVAAQGITIALLNRCMNNAGGKVTSSLMSASTLLCADDFQNLYSLPGTGSIPGSIIDNVYDTKQGKIAIECCDLETLVRLSEVLEVGIGMEDDFEQCLSDLFLSRTAYEWAEIFEQARVPSAVVIEDLADLQTTAHLQPGLSPGSYTRVNSPWSFK, from the coding sequence ATGAATCGAACATTAACGGGTTGTGTGATAGCGGGCGCATTAAAAAACCCGGCGCCTGATTTTACCGCCATCGCATCTTCGCTGATTTACCAGTCTACCGCACTGGGCATGGAAATCGCTCCAAACGAGAATTCGGCGGACAATGCCGTACTCTCGTTTGAATTCAAGACTCCTCATACCACGCCTGTCATATGCGGCGTGACGAGATGGGATGACACCTCCAGGCAAGCTTCTGTGACTGAAAATATCATGCAGGCGGCTTGCGGGCTCATGTCGGTGCATGGACGAGCCAGCGGTAAATCTCGACCTCTGGGGTTGAACTACGTCTCAACCTTGACTGCCGCATTGGCACTCCAGGGAGGAGTGGCTGCCTCGATAGGTCAGCTACGAGGCCTTTCGGTGTCCAATAGCAGTGTTTCGATGGCATCCGCAGCCCTGTTGAGCGTGGGGCAGTATATAGCGGGGGCCACCGCTTCAGAATCTCCCGAAACGCTATTGCCGGACCAGATTTCACATCCTGCCTGCCTTCCCTTTGTTTCCTTGGATGGTGTCATCTTTGAACTCGAAACACTTGACGTCGGACCCTGGCAAAAATTCTGGACCGAGATCGGTGTGAGTTCAACAGTGGCCGGCAAGGGATGGATGGCCTTTTTGCTGAGATATGCCAAAGCTGTATCTCCTCTGCCTGAGGAATTGGTTAGCGCAATATCGAAATTTTCTTACTCCCATATTTCACAAATATGTATCCGCACTGGCATGGCTATTTGCCCGGTGCGCTCGATCGACGATAGGGCCAAAGACAATGACAGTAAATACGTATGGCTTCAGGGTCCGTGGGAATTCGTTTTCGAGACAAACCTCAACGGCACGGCGTCAAGTCGTGTCACCAATGACTTACCGTTGAGTGGACTTACCATCATCGAATCCTGCCGGCGGATTCAAGGCCCCCTTGCGGGACACCTGCTCGCACTTCTGGGTGCGACGGTTATCAGGATAGAACCACCGGGTGGTGACCCTCTGCGAGGTATGCCACCGATGGCCGAAGGCTGTTCTGCACGATTCGATGCGCTCAATCGCCTTAAAACCATTCGGGAAGTGGACATCAAATCTCCAGCCGGGCAAGCGGAAATCAAGGAGTTGGCGCGCCATGCCGATGTATTCCTGCATAACTGGGCACCCGGTAAAGCGGTGCTGTTAAATCTCGACCATGATGATTTGGCTACGATCAATCCTTCCCTGATTTATGCCTATGCCGCCGGTTGGGCGACAGACAGCGCCGCACATTCCCCTTCAAGTCCAATGCCCGGCACGGACTTTATGGCTCAAGCCTACTCCGGCATCGCCAAAAGAGTCGCTGAGGCTTCCGGCACGCTTGGCGGATCGTTATTTACGGTACTTGATGTACTAGGAGGCGTTGTCGCGGCACAGGGAATCACTATCGCACTGCTCAATCGATGTATGAATAATGCAGGCGGGAAAGTCACCTCATCGCTGATGAGCGCGTCAACACTTTTGTGTGCAGATGATTTTCAGAACTTATATAGCTTGCCGGGCACTGGCTCAATCCCCGGAAGCATTATCGACAATGTCTATGACACCAAGCAGGGAAAAATTGCGATCGAGTGCTGTGACCTGGAAACGCTGGTGAGATTATCCGAAGTGCTTGAAGTCGGCATCGGTATGGAAGATGATTTTGAGCAGTGCCTGAGTGACCTGTTCCTGTCAAGAACGGCGTATGAGTGGGCTGAGATTTTTGAACAGGCACGCGTACCTTCAGCCGTTGTTATTGAAGATCTCGCTGACTTGCAGACCACAGCGCATCTGCAGCCAGGCTTAAGTCCTGGCTCTTATACAAGAGTTAATTCTCCCTGGAGTTTCAAATGA
- a CDS encoding Mov34/MPN/PAD-1 family protein, with the protein MLTIHAKLVEAMIAQARKDHPIETCGVIAGLEGSNLPLRLIPMRNVARSETFFEFDPQQQLQVWRTMEARGEEPIVIYHSHTGTQAYPSRTDVKHATEPRSHYVIIPTDARHGEEIRSFRIADGMVTEERVRILESYKTGWELAMVA; encoded by the coding sequence ATGCTGACCATACACGCTAAGCTTGTTGAGGCAATGATTGCTCAAGCACGCAAAGATCATCCCATCGAGACCTGTGGCGTCATCGCCGGCCTCGAAGGATCCAATCTTCCATTACGTCTGATCCCCATGCGGAATGTGGCCCGCTCAGAGACTTTCTTTGAGTTCGACCCGCAGCAGCAGCTGCAGGTCTGGAGAACGATGGAGGCGCGAGGTGAAGAGCCGATCGTCATCTATCACTCGCACACCGGTACGCAAGCCTATCCGAGCCGTACCGACGTCAAGCATGCGACCGAGCCCCGCTCCCATTACGTCATTATTCCAACAGACGCCAGGCATGGAGAAGAGATTCGCAGTTTCCGCATCGCGGACGGGATGGTTACCGAAGAGCGGGTGAGAATACTGGAGTCATACAAAACAGGGTGGGAATTGGCAATGGTGGCTTAA